In Treponema denticola, one genomic interval encodes:
- a CDS encoding ABC transporter permease, with the protein MKKNNYRWILFVLRRFNSADTKGRSSISTLFSILGIAFGVMVLTVILSIMNGLQMGYIDTILQVSSGHIRLYGTEEELKKAENLKLHDTFFIFQEYQSLIQGNYGRQHGVLIRSVEPDILKKDKGLEKQLKIYSGSFNIQKENSIVLGYELARQISVKVGDNIDLIAVSGSSETSLFPENKELLITGIFKTGYYEVDSSFAFISLKNGEEILGKEKYNYGFVKLKNQNNDASYIKAVSSFVPELKSESWRTYNHAFFGALQIEKNMMMLLVFLIFLVVSVNIYNGMRRSIYERREEISVLASLGAYSKHIQTLFIANGFTIGFIGATAGLLLGLLLSVQINSIFALIEKIANLFLSFFSVLAQTADSEEFLVFSPVYFYMDNVPVRIFFNEILLIFLFGVFSASAASMAAAKRILRLKPAEVLRYE; encoded by the coding sequence ATGAAAAAAAATAACTATAGATGGATTCTTTTTGTTTTAAGAAGATTTAATTCTGCTGATACAAAGGGGCGCTCTTCTATATCAACTCTTTTTTCTATTTTGGGGATCGCCTTCGGAGTTATGGTTTTGACTGTGATTTTATCCATTATGAACGGTTTGCAAATGGGATATATTGATACAATTCTGCAGGTAAGCTCCGGACACATAAGGTTATACGGTACGGAAGAAGAATTAAAAAAAGCCGAAAATTTAAAATTGCATGATACTTTCTTTATTTTTCAAGAATACCAATCTTTAATACAGGGTAACTACGGAAGGCAGCATGGTGTTTTGATTCGATCTGTTGAACCCGATATACTGAAAAAAGATAAAGGTCTTGAAAAACAATTAAAAATATATTCAGGCTCTTTTAATATACAAAAAGAAAATTCTATAGTTTTAGGCTATGAACTTGCAAGGCAGATTTCCGTAAAGGTCGGAGACAATATAGATCTCATTGCTGTTTCAGGCTCAAGCGAAACAAGCCTTTTTCCTGAAAATAAAGAACTACTTATAACGGGAATTTTTAAAACCGGGTATTATGAAGTCGATTCTTCATTTGCTTTTATTTCGCTTAAAAACGGAGAAGAAATTTTAGGAAAAGAAAAATATAATTATGGTTTTGTAAAACTTAAAAATCAAAATAATGACGCCTCCTATATAAAGGCTGTCAGCTCTTTTGTTCCCGAGTTAAAATCGGAATCATGGCGTACCTATAACCATGCGTTTTTCGGTGCACTTCAAATTGAAAAAAATATGATGATGCTTTTAGTCTTTTTAATTTTTTTGGTCGTCTCCGTTAATATTTATAATGGAATGAGGCGTTCAATTTATGAGAGGCGTGAAGAAATTTCAGTTTTGGCTTCTTTGGGTGCATATTCAAAACATATCCAAACTCTTTTTATTGCAAATGGATTTACTATCGGCTTTATCGGAGCAACTGCCGGTCTTTTGCTTGGTCTTTTACTTTCCGTTCAGATTAATTCCATTTTCGCTTTGATAGAAAAAATTGCGAACCTTTTTTTGTCGTTCTTTTCTGTATTGGCTCAGACTGCGGATTCTGAAGAATTTTTGGTTTTTAGCCCTGTGTACTTTTATATGGATAATGTTCCGGTTAGAATTTTTTTTAATGAAATTTTATTGATTTTTTTATTTGGCGTATTTTCTGCTTCTGCTGCTTCTATGGCGGCCGCAAAGCGTATTTTAAGATTGAAACCTGCGGAGGTTCTAAGATATGAGTAA